One window of the Streptomyces sp. NBC_00259 genome contains the following:
- a CDS encoding pyruvate carboxylase has protein sequence MFRKVLVANRGEIAIRAFRAAFELGISTVAVFPYEDRNSLHRAKADEAYRIGEKGHPVRAYLSVDEVIRAARKAGADAIYPGYGFLSENPDLAAACAEAGITFVGPPSAVLHLTGNKSRAVAAARAAGVPVLKSSEPSTDVDRLVEAADSIGFPVFVKAVAGGGGRGMRHVTEPAELRDSIDAAMREAESAFGDATVFLEQAVVNPRHIEVQILADTEGNVVHLFERDCSVQRRHQKVVEIAPAPALDPDLRDRICADAVAFARHIGYVNAGTVEFLVDERGNHVFIEMNPRIQVEHTVTEQVTGRDLVIAQLRIADGMTLPELNLTQDDIVLTGTALQCRITTEDPANGFRPDTGTISAYRSPGGPGVRLDGGTVHTGAEVSAHFDSMLVKLTCHGHDFANAARRARRAIAEFRIRGVATNLPFLGAVLDHPGFREGRVTTSFIAEHPELLRARPSADRGSRMLTYLAETTVNRPHGPRPQVIDPAAKLPPAALDQAPPAGSRQRLAALGPEAFAAELRAQRAVAVTDTTFRDAHQSLLATRVRTRDLLAVAPYVARTAPELLSLECWGGATYDVALRFLAEDPWERLAALREAVPNICTQMLLRGRNTVGYTPYPVEVTDAFVAEAAATGMDIFRIFDALNDVSQMRPAIDAVRSTGTALAEVALCYTADLSDPAEQLYTLDYYLRLAEQIVEAGAHVLAIKDMAGLLRPPAARTLVTALRERFDLPVHLHTHDTAGGQLATLIAAIDAGVDAVDAAVASMAGTTSQPSLSALVAATDHTERTTGLSLDAVGALEPYWEAMRKVYAPFESGLTSPTGRVYHHEIPGGQLSNLRQQAIALGLGDRFELIEDCYAAADRMLGRLVKVTPSSKVVGDLALHLVGAGVEAADFESDPGKFDVPDSVVGFLRGELGDPPGGWPEPFRTRALHGRPAQAEDPTLSDEDRQGLAQDRRATLNRLLFPGPAKEFDAHREAYGDTSVLPTQDFFYGLEPDTEHTVTLEAGVTLLIELEAISEADERGFRTVLATLNGQLRPVAVRDTSVATEVKAAEKAERGNDRHVPAPFAGVVTLQVEEGTSVSAGQTVATIEAMKMEASITAQSAGTVARLAIGKIQQVEAGDLLIEIG, from the coding sequence ATGTTCCGCAAGGTATTGGTCGCCAACCGGGGCGAGATCGCGATCCGCGCCTTCCGCGCGGCTTTCGAGCTCGGCATCTCCACCGTGGCCGTGTTCCCTTACGAGGACCGCAACTCGCTTCACCGGGCCAAGGCGGACGAGGCCTACCGGATCGGTGAGAAGGGCCACCCGGTACGCGCCTATCTCTCGGTCGACGAGGTGATCAGGGCCGCGCGCAAGGCCGGCGCCGACGCCATCTACCCCGGCTACGGCTTCCTCTCGGAGAACCCCGACCTCGCCGCCGCGTGCGCCGAGGCCGGGATCACCTTCGTCGGGCCCCCCTCCGCCGTCCTGCACCTCACCGGCAACAAGTCCCGCGCGGTGGCCGCCGCCCGTGCGGCCGGGGTCCCCGTCCTGAAGTCGTCCGAGCCGTCCACGGACGTGGACAGGCTGGTCGAAGCCGCCGACTCCATCGGCTTCCCGGTGTTCGTCAAGGCCGTCGCAGGCGGCGGCGGGCGGGGAATGCGTCATGTCACCGAGCCCGCGGAGCTGCGGGACTCCATCGACGCGGCGATGCGCGAGGCGGAGTCGGCGTTCGGAGACGCCACCGTCTTCCTGGAGCAGGCCGTCGTCAACCCGCGCCACATCGAGGTGCAGATCCTCGCCGACACCGAAGGCAACGTCGTCCATCTGTTCGAGCGTGACTGTTCGGTGCAGCGGCGCCACCAGAAGGTCGTCGAGATCGCGCCCGCTCCCGCACTCGACCCGGATCTGCGCGATCGCATCTGCGCCGACGCCGTCGCGTTCGCCCGGCACATCGGCTACGTCAACGCGGGAACCGTCGAGTTCCTGGTCGACGAGCGCGGCAACCACGTCTTCATCGAGATGAACCCCCGTATCCAGGTGGAGCACACGGTCACCGAGCAGGTCACCGGACGGGACCTGGTCATCGCCCAGCTGCGGATCGCCGACGGAATGACGCTTCCGGAGCTGAACCTGACGCAGGACGACATCGTCCTCACGGGCACGGCCCTGCAGTGCCGTATCACCACCGAGGACCCCGCCAACGGATTCCGCCCCGACACCGGCACCATCTCCGCGTACCGCTCCCCGGGCGGCCCCGGCGTACGGCTCGACGGCGGCACGGTCCACACCGGCGCCGAAGTGTCGGCCCACTTCGACTCGATGCTGGTCAAGCTGACCTGCCACGGACACGACTTCGCCAACGCCGCACGCCGTGCACGGCGTGCGATCGCCGAGTTCCGTATCCGCGGAGTCGCCACCAACCTGCCCTTCCTCGGTGCCGTGCTCGACCACCCCGGATTCCGCGAGGGCCGTGTCACCACGAGCTTCATCGCCGAGCATCCGGAACTGCTCCGGGCGCGCCCCTCGGCCGACCGCGGAAGCCGCATGCTCACCTATCTCGCCGAGACGACCGTCAACCGTCCCCACGGCCCGCGTCCCCAGGTCATCGACCCGGCCGCCAAGCTGCCTCCCGCCGCTCTGGACCAGGCACCGCCGGCAGGCTCCCGGCAGCGCCTCGCGGCGCTCGGGCCGGAGGCGTTCGCCGCGGAACTGCGCGCGCAGCGGGCCGTCGCGGTGACGGACACGACCTTCCGCGACGCGCACCAGTCCCTGCTGGCCACCCGGGTGAGGACGCGCGATCTGCTGGCCGTCGCCCCGTACGTCGCGCGCACGGCACCGGAGCTGCTGAGCCTGGAGTGCTGGGGCGGCGCCACCTACGACGTGGCCCTGCGCTTCCTCGCCGAGGACCCCTGGGAGCGTCTCGCGGCCCTGCGGGAGGCGGTGCCCAACATCTGTACGCAGATGCTGCTGCGGGGACGCAACACCGTCGGCTACACGCCCTACCCCGTCGAGGTGACCGACGCCTTCGTCGCCGAGGCGGCGGCGACCGGCATGGACATCTTCCGGATCTTCGACGCGCTCAACGACGTCTCGCAGATGCGTCCCGCCATCGACGCCGTACGGTCCACCGGCACGGCGCTGGCCGAGGTCGCCCTGTGCTACACCGCGGACCTGTCGGACCCGGCAGAACAGCTCTACACGCTCGACTACTACCTGCGCCTCGCGGAGCAGATCGTCGAGGCCGGCGCGCACGTCCTGGCCATCAAGGACATGGCCGGCCTGCTGCGCCCGCCCGCCGCCCGCACCCTGGTGACCGCACTGCGCGAGCGCTTCGACCTTCCGGTGCATCTGCACACCCACGACACGGCGGGTGGCCAGCTCGCGACACTGATCGCCGCGATCGACGCGGGCGTCGACGCCGTCGACGCCGCCGTCGCCTCGATGGCGGGCACCACCAGCCAGCCGTCCCTGTCGGCGCTCGTCGCGGCCACCGACCACACCGAGCGCACCACCGGGCTCTCGCTCGACGCGGTCGGAGCGCTCGAACCGTACTGGGAGGCCATGCGGAAGGTCTACGCGCCCTTCGAGTCGGGGCTCACCTCGCCCACGGGGCGCGTCTACCACCACGAGATCCCCGGCGGACAGCTGTCGAACCTGCGTCAGCAGGCCATCGCGCTCGGGCTCGGCGACCGCTTCGAGCTGATCGAGGACTGCTACGCGGCCGCCGACCGGATGCTGGGCCGGCTGGTCAAGGTGACGCCCTCCTCGAAGGTGGTGGGAGACCTCGCCCTGCACCTGGTCGGAGCGGGCGTCGAGGCGGCCGACTTTGAATCCGATCCCGGCAAGTTCGACGTACCGGACTCGGTGGTCGGCTTCCTCCGCGGCGAGCTGGGCGACCCGCCCGGCGGCTGGCCCGAGCCGTTCCGCACCCGCGCGCTCCACGGCCGCCCCGCGCAGGCCGAGGACCCGACCCTGTCGGACGAGGACCGTCAGGGGCTGGCCCAGGACCGGCGGGCGACGCTCAACCGGCTGCTGTTCCCCGGCCCGGCCAAGGAGTTCGACGCCCATCGCGAGGCGTACGGCGACACGTCCGTACTGCCCACGCAGGACTTCTTCTACGGCCTGGAACCGGACACCGAGCACACGGTCACCCTGGAGGCCGGTGTCACGCTGCTGATCGAGCTCGAGGCGATCTCCGAGGCCGACGAGCGGGGCTTCCGTACGGTCCTGGCCACGCTGAACGGCCAGCTGCGCCCGGTGGCGGTGCGGGACACGTCCGTCGCCACGGAGGTCAAGGCCGCCGAGAAGGCCGAGCGCGGCAACGACCGGCATGTCCCCGCTCCGTTCGCGGGCGTCGTGACGCTCCAGGTGGAGGAGGGCACTTCGGTGTCGGCGGGACAGACGGTGGCCACGATCGAGGCGATGAAGATGGAGGCCTCCATCACCGCCCAGTCCGCGGGCACGGTCGCGCGGCTGGCGATCGGAAAGATCCAGCAGGTCGAGGCGGGCGATCTGCTCATCGAGATCGGCTGA
- a CDS encoding amylo-alpha-1,6-glucosidase — protein MTPSGRVLLVRDGTFAILGPDGSITGSRGTTPDGLFLRDARHLSRWELTVDGTVPTVLVPASDTAPSTSVLTPAGTRDAPPAYTVFREQSVGAGHFVDRVRLVNNGPTALTTHIELALDADFADQFELRADDRAYPKPDAEHETRLRADGVEFGYRRGHWHSRTTVAARPAPDTVTAGRLAWELTLPAHGEAELRLTAEAHPHGAQAVPLPAPSDEVALPGSADPDLLRACRQGLTDLDLLQVPADGIDGERLTVPAAGIPWFLTLFGRDSLLTSYFLLPYRPDTAENTLLALAATQGRSYDDFRGEQPGRIVHEVRHGELAHFRQVPYGRYYGSVDATPLFLVLLGAYADTTGDTSLALRLEQHARAAVDWMLTDGGLTRHGYLVYHPDPKGLVNQNWKDSAGAICFTDGTQAEGPIAVCEAQGYAYDALVRTARLARNVWHDADWAGRLEATAAALRERFHRDFWMSGQDFPALALDGEGRQVDVLASDAGHLLWSGILDQPHGERVAGRLLEPDFFSGWAIRTLASGQAPYHPLSYHRGSAWPHDNAVIALGLARYGCGAELRALTSGLTAAAVLHGYRLPEVLAGYGREEHATVVPYPHANSPQAWAAATPLALLTAQAAQA, from the coding sequence ATGACACCCTCCGGCCGCGTTCTGCTCGTCCGCGACGGTACGTTCGCGATTCTCGGCCCGGACGGCTCGATCACCGGCTCCCGGGGGACGACGCCGGACGGGCTGTTCCTGCGCGACGCCCGCCACCTGAGCCGCTGGGAGCTGACGGTCGACGGCACGGTCCCCACCGTGCTCGTTCCGGCGTCGGACACCGCCCCGTCGACCAGCGTCCTCACCCCCGCCGGCACGCGCGACGCGCCGCCCGCCTACACCGTCTTCCGTGAACAGTCGGTCGGGGCAGGGCATTTCGTGGACAGGGTGCGTCTGGTCAACAACGGCCCGACGGCGCTGACCACGCACATCGAACTCGCGCTCGACGCCGACTTCGCGGACCAGTTCGAGCTGCGCGCCGACGACCGCGCCTATCCGAAGCCGGACGCCGAGCACGAGACCCGTCTACGCGCGGACGGTGTCGAGTTCGGCTACCGGCGCGGCCACTGGCACTCCCGTACGACCGTCGCCGCGCGGCCCGCGCCGGACACCGTCACCGCAGGGCGTCTGGCCTGGGAGCTGACGCTGCCTGCGCACGGCGAAGCCGAACTGCGCCTGACCGCCGAGGCCCACCCGCACGGTGCACAGGCCGTCCCGCTCCCCGCGCCGTCCGACGAGGTGGCTCTGCCCGGGTCCGCCGACCCGGACCTGCTGCGCGCCTGCCGGCAAGGGCTCACGGACCTCGATCTCCTCCAGGTTCCCGCCGACGGGATCGACGGCGAGCGACTGACCGTGCCGGCCGCCGGGATCCCCTGGTTCCTCACCCTGTTCGGCCGCGATTCGCTCCTCACCTCGTATTTCCTGCTGCCCTACCGGCCGGACACCGCCGAGAACACCCTTCTCGCGCTCGCCGCCACCCAGGGCCGCTCCTACGACGACTTCCGCGGGGAGCAGCCGGGCCGCATCGTGCACGAGGTCCGCCACGGCGAGCTCGCCCACTTCCGGCAGGTGCCCTACGGGCGCTACTACGGCTCGGTCGACGCCACACCGCTCTTCCTGGTGCTCCTCGGCGCGTACGCGGACACCACCGGCGACACCTCGCTCGCGCTCCGGCTCGAGCAGCACGCCCGGGCCGCCGTCGACTGGATGCTCACCGACGGCGGCCTGACCCGGCACGGCTACCTCGTCTACCACCCCGACCCGAAGGGGCTGGTCAACCAGAACTGGAAGGACTCCGCCGGCGCGATCTGCTTCACGGACGGCACCCAGGCCGAGGGCCCGATCGCGGTCTGCGAGGCCCAGGGGTACGCCTACGACGCGCTCGTGCGCACCGCGCGGCTGGCGCGGAACGTGTGGCACGACGCCGACTGGGCCGGGCGGTTGGAGGCGACGGCCGCCGCTCTGCGTGAGCGGTTCCACCGCGACTTCTGGATGTCCGGCCAGGACTTCCCCGCCCTCGCGCTCGACGGCGAGGGACGGCAGGTGGACGTGCTCGCCTCCGACGCCGGCCACCTGCTATGGTCCGGCATCCTCGACCAGCCGCACGGGGAACGCGTCGCCGGGCGCCTGCTGGAGCCCGACTTCTTCTCCGGCTGGGCGATCCGCACCCTGGCATCGGGACAGGCGCCGTACCATCCGCTGTCCTACCACCGGGGCAGCGCCTGGCCCCACGACAACGCCGTCATCGCCCTCGGCCTCGCCCGCTACGGCTGCGGCGCCGAACTGCGGGCGCTCACCTCCGGGTTGACGGCGGCCGCGGTCCTGCACGGCTACCGTCTCCCGGAGGTGCTCGCCGGATACGGGCGCGAGGAGCACGCGACCGTGGTCCCGTATCCGCACGCGAACTCGCCGCAGGCATGGGCGGCCGCGACCCCGCTGGCGCTCCTGACCGCACAGGCGGCACAGGCGTAG